The genomic interval gAAACcattagtattaaataaaataagacaaataatcaaaaaaaaaaaaacgacattggtttatatatttttaatgtcatttttaAGAGTCAATATGAATTTTAGGCCCACAATTTGtaaaagtaattaaatattaGATTTCAATTGTGCAAACATTTGTTTCCTTGGTTGTAGAAGTATGGCAACTAGAAAAAGAAGCGGATCCGGCTCTAAAAGACAACTAAAAGAAAAAGTAGTTCAAATATATGAATCTTTTTTCCGCGGTGAAGATCTGACGTCTAACAATCCGACCTTTTGGGACGAGCTATTTTTACTGAAACCCAAAGTCATACAACTAGAAGCCGAAATACAAAAGTTGAATCCGGATCAGTTGTCGAATTTGAAAGACAATATAAATCTGCTATTTTCAAAATGCGTCGACACACTCAATCAAGAACATCAGCTCAGGTGAGAATTTGgcaaattttcaatttcgaatactttcactatgtatgtatgtagttcgatttaaatgttatattttcttTAGGATTGTTTACTCGCTTCAAACGCTGAGTGCTCTCGCCAGTGCCGTTTACCGAAAAATGAATTTGGAATCTGGATCGGATATTATTAATACTTTGATAGGATTAAATGCAGCCGAAGTAGTTATGCAACAATTTCTCAATTCTTGCAATGACTTTTTATCCGGTTTGCGTTAATTTCTAATGAAATTGggtgacttttttttatttgtatttcaatATAACATAACTGTTGCTTTTTAGGTGACGCTCCGGATAGCTTAAAAACGCATGTGTTAAAACTTTTACTGGTCATTGTCACTGGAAAAGAAGAAGTCAACGATAATCCACTTTTAGAATATTTTATGATTACTTCTTTATTCGAAGCTTTATTTAAGTTATTATCGACTACAGCTGAGAGACAGGTTCATGGTTAGCTTATTCAATAGAACACAATGAAGATCTATTGTTATATTTTGACAATTGTTACTTTGAATAATTTACTATTACTATATTTAGGTCATGATGCTGTTTTGCTTTTGACAATATTAGTCAACTACAAAAAAGACGATGCGGCGAATCCTTACATtgtaaaattatcaattttagaTGACGAATTGGCTTTAAATGGGTAAACTTTATCTTCATTTTGAATACCGTTTTATAATTCTTATCTTAAAAATTCTtatcattttataattattcttaAAGGTACGGTCAAGTGATAACTTCAGCTCTCGGAGGCTTTTGCTCTCGATACGGCCGAGAAAGAGCCGGAAATGAAGGAAATACTGGAAGTGGAGGTGGAGGTTGGCTCAGTTCACTCACGTCCATGGTTGGCGGGATGTTTTTAAGCGGCGACGATGTGAACACTGGCAAGACACATCAAATTAGGTTGTCTGAATGTTTATGCCccatttattcaaattattgaaTCTTTAGCATCATACAATGTATTTGTTTTCAGAGCAAACAATGCTGTATTGTTGGCTTTATATGAAGCGGCACATCTCAACAGAAACTTCATGACTACTTTAGCGCATACGCAAAGCGATCGACCCAGTGCTCCTCCGTCACCAGTCAACACCTTATCACACAATcaggtatatatattttagttcaTGAAGTATTATCTATTAATAACTTGTGTATGTATTGGAAACAAATCGCAGAAACATCGACTTGCCAGCAGTGAATATTGTTCAGTTTTATTACatggtacatatgtaggcaTAAATAGGCataattactttatattttaatataaaaagtaaaacatttacgaaataaaaaagccagcataaatttaaatcaaatcataACAAATCTCAATATCACTCAAGACATTCTTCGAATCCACGTTGGTACTCGAATCATCAACAAAGATTATTATTAGTATCGAAATAGTCACCCAACTATTTAAAACTTATGTTTCTGCCGGTATACACATCGCCATGGGTGTCACAACAAATCGCTCACGGACCTAACACTCAACGACATATTGCTTACAGATAAATGGCTCACAGGACAAAACGCTCACGGAACAATTCGTACgtacaaaaacgttattttttacgCAAGAATTATTCGAAAACTCAATTAAACGCATCGTGACGAATTAACACACTATCCTatcacatataaataaataaaatatgtaccaaCCAGTTTAATCTCAATGTATTCACAAAGTAcagaattttttaattcttaatttttatttttcgttcagttacaaatatttttttatatatgtaaaataatcaacGAGACTATGATATTATCTTTTTAtagttaatatgtatatgttcaattCATCATTCAAgacttcgttttatttttaactagctgtattacccggcttcgctcagtgtttataatataaaccgcttaaacatgactaagctaatttaatgaaaaaaaaaaaaaattaaaaaaaaatttaaaaattaaaaaaataaataaaaaaaaaaaaaataaataaaaaaaaaaaataaaaaaaaattaaaaaaaaaactttaaaaaatcaaaaaaaaaaatcaaaatttttttttgccttctagggcttcgccctcggcgcccccctgagcctttgccttctagggcttcgcccctccacgccccatgagcaattgccgtttagggcttcgccccccttagttaatgccttttagggcttcgcccctccgcacccccatgattaaatgccgtctagggcttcgccccccttagttaatgccttttagggcttcgccccccgcgcccccaagattaattgccgtttagggcttcgccccccttagttaatgccttttagggcttcgcccctccgcgcccccatgattaaatgccgtctaaggcttcgctcccatgatcagttgccttttagggcttcgccccccacgcccccaagattaattgccgtttagggcttcgccccccttagttaatgccttttagggcttcgcccctccgcgcccccatgattaaatgccgtctaaggcttcgcccccatgatcagttgccttttagggcttcgccccccgcgcccccaagattaattgccgtttagggctttgccccccttagttaatgccttttagggcttcgcccctccgcgcccccatgattaaatgccgtctaaggcttcgcccccatgatcagttgccttttagggcttcgcccctccgcgcccccatgattaattgccgtctagggcttcgcccccttagttaatgcctattagggcttgcgccccatgaggctgggccccccgggcccccttcggggccccacggggctgcgccccttgtggcgcccccttttgagccccatggggctgcgccccatgaggctgggccccccgcgcccccttcggggcttcacggggctgcgccccttgtggcacccccttttgagccccatggggctgcgccccatgaggctaggccccccgggcccccacggggctgcgccccttgtggcgcccccttttgagccccatggggctgcgccccatgaggctgggccccccgggcccccttcggggccccacggggctgcgccccttgtggcgcccccttttgagccccatggggctgcgccccatgaggctgggccccccgggcccccttcggggccccacggggctgcgccccttgtggcgcccccttttgagccccatggggctgcgccccatgaggctgggccccccgggcccccttcggggccccatggggctgcgccccttgtggcgcccccttttgagcctcatggggctgcgccccatgaggctgggccccccgggcccccttcggggccccacggggctgcgccccttgtggcgcccccttttgagccccatggggctgcgccccatgaggctgggccccccgcgcccccttcggggcttcacggggctgcgcccctcgtggcacccccttttgagccccatggggctgcgccccatgaggctgggccccacggggctgcgcccctcgtggcgcccccttttgatccccatggggctgcgccccatgaggctggggccccacggggctgcgccccttgtggcgcccctggcggggccccatgaaactactcgccttgcgcccccgcgggggtgaatccattgaatcgaaaaaaacaaatcggcgcccatggatcgaaaaaaaaaaaatcgaatcacgtgttcgatgacgtcaccgatctacggacgacgacgacgaagacgacgatgacgaagacgacgacgacgaagacgacgacgacgacgaccaaggatatttacatacaaagtctctttccaaattatagattagattatttTATCAACAGTACTATTATAAAACGATTGTAAGGTTTTTGAAgtatctaaatatatgtagaatacaataatgttcggaaagttttttcaatatatgtacatataattaataatgattaaTTATGTATTACGCACTCAAATCCGATATCGAGGCAGGTGTTCTCAACTAAAACATCGAAGTGCAAAAATTTTTTTGCGAACATGTAAAATTGTAATGCTTGATTAAATGCTCCGCAATCGAATCGAATATCGAGGCAGATGTTGTCAACTGACTTtaacatatttgaaaattatttcgcTATATTAAAAAGATTAAATGATTAAATGATTCGGGATTAATGATTTCGCACaggtataattattttttaaattgatgctaattgtaaatgcttttatatgtaattttatattccccATGGATTTTTATCAAAGCTTTTAAAAAagagaatatattaaaatttctaaTAGGTGATCCGAATCTGATGCTAACAGTTTATTTGTAAAAAGGTCAACATTTGTTTTGATTTACTTGCTTACACGATAATGGTGAGTCAATACTTgggaaaaatcaaaatacatttttatacacagcgaacaattaacaattaactataattattaattaattgtcgaTGAGCGATTTAGGTCTGTGAGcgatttgtcgcggaaccatCTGCATGCCACAAATTGCATTCATTTGTTAGCAATACGTATTTATTGGTATTGTAATTGAGGTTAATtacaaattctaaaaaaaatatcatttcgattacttaataaatacatacatattcatttcAGACGCCTCCAAATGCAGCAGATCAAACAGAAATTGACATTGCTCAGCCGACTAATCTCCTCGTCACATTCTTCCAGTATTGGTAAACCCATTGTTTCAATGTTGAAGcatatttttttgtgacgaattTAACTAATACAATGTGTTCTTATTATAGTTCAATTGTGATGCAAGATACGAAAACCGAACCCAgcataaataattgtaaattgtgttttttaatattgactTGCATTTCCGAAGACCAATATGCAAATTCAATTATGCACGACTGTAATCTTACTTTTaaggtaatatattttaatcattttcatttaCTATTGTGTATGATTTGATTGATATtatgatgttttattttattttatttataggtaCAATTGCATAGATTGCCGATGAGGCACCGAAAAGTCACACCAGATAAAGAAGCTCCATCGCAGACATTAGCAGCCACGTTAATCGGTAAACAAATCTTATAATTAAGATATCATCATcagtttaattcaatattttatatgcttCTTGCAATTAATATGTAATCGTTTGGTTTTAAGATAAGCTAGTTTTTAATAGgaatagtttatttatattttagatcTTCTTGTGGAGTTTGTGATGTCGCACATGATGAAGCGTTTGCCGATGGAGCTTTATTTGCATTGCATCGGTGTCGTTCATAGGTTACTTTGCTACCAGAAGAGGTGCCGAGTAAGATTAGACTACCAATGGAAAGAGTTGTGGTCGTCTATGATATCACTTTTGAAGTTTGTAGTGAATAACGAATCGAATCTGTCTAAAAAGATGGACATATTTTTCTTGTGCttacaaataattaatatttttaatatatttataacttaCGGCGATACATTTTTACCGACGCCGGCCAGCTACGATCAGCTCTATTATGAATTGATACGGATGCATCAAGTGTtcgataatttatattcaatgggTGAGTGCGGTTACATCTGTATTGATGTTTTTGATTTGATTGAACTGTtttcaatgtttattattattttagcttTGCGATATTCTACGAGTGACAGCGAGTACAAAGAGAAAGCCCTCAAATTAGCCAATTGCTTGTTCAATATTAAAGCCATCATCAAACACTTTACGCCGAAGATTGAAAGTTGGCTCGCAAGTCAGAGTTTATCAACTCCTAATGAAGATCAGGTAAGTTTCTTATTCATATTTAGAACATAGCTaatgtagtttattttaaatggatTGATTTTTTAGATTTTGGAGGTTGTCCGGAAGAATTATGAGGGTTTGATGTTGAAGTTGCAAGATTCGTTGGATAAATTCGAAAGGTATGGCGAACGTCCATTGCACAGTGCATTTTTGCAAGCTGCGTTAACTCAAACGGTGCGGGATACCCGAACGCATGTCGATTATGCTGGTGCCGATATAAAGGGACTGTCATTGCTGCACGAGGGAGTGGTATCGTCGTAATGAAACAAACGATGATAACAATTCACTAATTAGCAAATACCAAAGTAAATCTCGAATCTCTACAGTTGTAACTCGGAGACACTTCAGTAATGTTTAACTTCAGAAGCATCAGCTTgagcagtatttttattttcaactattGTGAACGAtagtgttaaaaatatattgtgatATTTGTTATAATGTATCGGTTAATATTGCGGTTTAGATTCACAAAGAGGTAAACTTTTGCAACTAGTCAAAATCGTCATCGAATTTTGAAAGCAATATCTCAtctcattgaaaaaaattgtacgaaaacatatatttgctgctaatttttaatttataataattatgatatttttatttttaattcagacTAAGTAGACAACCGTAAATAACacgaaaaaaaagcatttagctgtattaatttttaattttacgtaTATTATAAAAGTTTCGACTTTGACATAATCGTgtccaaattatttttaatattttcaaatgttcCAAGATATTGCATTATATTGATGCAGAATTGTAcagctttttatatacatatatttgttgaaATTGAGTGAAATTTTTTAagggaaattataaataaaaaaatattgaaataaaatagcctttatatttaaattaaatggtgCCATAAAATAAATAGTCGAGTGATTTTTAATTACgcatcattaaaatatatttaagtacatacacacacacacatatacattaaAGGTAAAAGTgccttataaatttaatattgcaatttatattggaaatatattaatatacccGATCATTTTAACTCAGTGCATCAAACTCGCTTAATTAGACTAAATTaccaaaaaaaatacacaaaaatttaatacaaatataaaaaaataaagtaatagtGATTGGAATGTAAGATATACATTTTGAAACAATAAGTAGAAAATATTTGGTTTGCTGACTAGCATACTATTTTAGTACATAACATTGCCATTTCTAAATTACATAATTCTAAGACTTAGATTTTGTAAAGCAGTCCTCACtgactatttaaatttttatttttcttctaaaTATAAGTTATCTAAAGCTTCTTGGACTAGTTGCTGTAATTCCGGAGTAAGGCTATTATCGTCCTGCTCTTTGAGATACGCGTTTTCAATTTTGTTGAGAATATCCTCTTTACTTTCGATAtccttttgaacattttgtattTCGAAATCGTTTTTGAAATCTTCCTTCATGTCATCCGCCGTAACATCGTCAAACGTTTGTTCAAATTTGAACCTGTCAACTTCCGATGACGAATAAGATTCGAGCAATATTTTCGATGGGAAAACTGCAACACCTTCTTTAGCATCAGATCCACTCTCAAGACGCTTTTCTAAATCTGATATACGCGTGGCCAGTATCCTGCGAAAAGCaatcattataattaaatacacataaataagtgAAAACACCTCAATCACAAACACGGgctattcttgtttactttgtacatgctcataatacaacgcctatcggcgtttttcagtcTTATGGACTTGTtaacaaaacgccgatcggcgttgatcagcattcaaagggttaaacgtgctagcgttttttttacatgtgaaaAATTAAGATTACAAACTTGTTAGCCTTCTTTTGATGTGATAAAGCTAATGATTTATCATTCAATGCATCCAACAACCCAAAGCTCAGAGCTCGTAGATCTGTTATTGTCGCTGCCGTCACAGGAAGTTCTTGAGTTGTTCCACATTCTAGTAATTGTTTTACTAAAACGATTAATTATACATTTAGAGAAAacgataaatacatatattgatttattattgggTACTAAAGTATGCATttacatggttcggtgattactagtcaaatgtgaaccggtcacaagaCAAtcagtcgctctagatcggtcacacgtgatcacccgtcacactaaaattggtcacgagaaaactggtcacaccctaaaatcggtcaatcagttttctcgtgaacgattttagggtgtgacgggtgatcacgtgtgaccgatctagcgTGACccgttgtcctgtgactggtttacatatgactagtagtccatttacccatttacatatatacataccttgTTTATGGGTAACGACAGTATTTGTGTTATTTGTCCCAAGTTTTAATAGACCTTTTTGTTGTTTAGCTTCCAAAATACTCTACAATGCACAATGAAttgcttcaaaataaatatgtttctatatatatgtagttgattACGATTAAATATATACCTTATACTTAGTAAGGGCATGAGTAGCCAAATCTTTCTCGGCTTGCGCTTGCGTGAGTCTTTCCTGAAGATATCTGTTTTCCATTACAAGTGCGTCGATATCGAGTAAGAGTCCCGATTGAGATCTGTCTAAGCAGTTGGACTTATTTCTCGAAAGTGCGATCATTAATTGATGGTTTAACCGGTGAAGTTTGCACTTGTACGCGTCACGTTCAT from Arctopsyche grandis isolate Sample6627 chromosome 9, ASM5162203v2, whole genome shotgun sequence carries:
- the LOC143916886 gene encoding armadillo-like helical domain-containing protein 3 isoform X2, encoding MATRKRSGSGSKRQLKEKVVQIYESFFRGEDLTSNNPTFWDELFLLKPKVIQLEAEIQKLNPDQLSNLKDNINLLFSKCVDTLNQEHQLRIVYSLQTLSALASAVYRKMNLESGSDIINTLIGLNAAEVVMQQFLNSCNDFLSGDAPDSLKTHVLKLLLVIVTGKEEVNDNPLLEYFMITSLFEALFKLLSTTAERQVHGHDAVLLLTILVNYKKDDAANPYIVKLSILDDELALNGYGQVITSALGGFCSRYGRERAGNEGNTGSGGGGWLSSLTSMVGGMFLSGDDVNTGKTHQIRANNAVLLALYEAAHLNRNFMTTLAHTQSDRPSAPPSPVNTLSHNQTPPNAADQTEIDIAQPTNLLVTFFQYCSIVMQDTKTEPSINNCKLCFLILTCISEDQYANSIMHDCNLTFKVQLHRLPMRHRKVTPDKEAPSQTLAATLIDLLVEFVMSHMMKRLPMELYLHCIGVVHRLLCYQKRCRVRLDYQWKELWSSMISLLKFVVNNESNLSKKMDIFFLCLQIINIFNIFITYGDTFLPTPASYDQLYYELIRMHQVFDNLYSMALRYSTSDSEYKEKALKLANCLFNIKAIIKHFTPKIESWLASQSLSTPNEDQILEVVRKNYEGLMLKLQDSLDKFERYGERPLHSAFLQAALTQTVRDTRTHVDYAGADIKGLSLLHEGVVSS
- the LOC143916886 gene encoding armadillo-like helical domain-containing protein 3 isoform X1; amino-acid sequence: MRTRNLVPLIIETEAANAQASPPPADRESMATRKRSGSGSKRQLKEKVVQIYESFFRGEDLTSNNPTFWDELFLLKPKVIQLEAEIQKLNPDQLSNLKDNINLLFSKCVDTLNQEHQLRIVYSLQTLSALASAVYRKMNLESGSDIINTLIGLNAAEVVMQQFLNSCNDFLSGDAPDSLKTHVLKLLLVIVTGKEEVNDNPLLEYFMITSLFEALFKLLSTTAERQVHGHDAVLLLTILVNYKKDDAANPYIVKLSILDDELALNGYGQVITSALGGFCSRYGRERAGNEGNTGSGGGGWLSSLTSMVGGMFLSGDDVNTGKTHQIRANNAVLLALYEAAHLNRNFMTTLAHTQSDRPSAPPSPVNTLSHNQTPPNAADQTEIDIAQPTNLLVTFFQYCSIVMQDTKTEPSINNCKLCFLILTCISEDQYANSIMHDCNLTFKVQLHRLPMRHRKVTPDKEAPSQTLAATLIDLLVEFVMSHMMKRLPMELYLHCIGVVHRLLCYQKRCRVRLDYQWKELWSSMISLLKFVVNNESNLSKKMDIFFLCLQIINIFNIFITYGDTFLPTPASYDQLYYELIRMHQVFDNLYSMALRYSTSDSEYKEKALKLANCLFNIKAIIKHFTPKIESWLASQSLSTPNEDQILEVVRKNYEGLMLKLQDSLDKFERYGERPLHSAFLQAALTQTVRDTRTHVDYAGADIKGLSLLHEGVVSS
- the LOC143916887 gene encoding coiled-coil domain-containing protein 149-B isoform X1; amino-acid sequence: MYNKSPAKPKVNFLDEHVDNIITENAILRSKLQSKVEALTIMSKQLDKCVIERDHYKLLTEQFRLRHPLIHKSVIDPATFFSGSDSMNNLSGAQLLATTREQNKLLTIEVHSLCHKLLIYIITILALLQVESLKHKLEEAEEDIKALRKQTSSPQKLQDKAFGLNTISALNFEREELVQQLEMSNKKIEQTQADLKSMLDEKEDLINERDAYKCKLHRLNHQLMIALSRNKSNCLDRSQSGLLLDIDALVMENRYLQERLTQAQAEKDLATHALTKYKSILEAKQQKGLLKLGTNNTNTVVTHKQVKQLLECGTTQELPVTAATITDLRALSFGLLDALNDKSLALSHQKKANKILATRISDLEKRLESGSDAKEGVAVFPSKILLESYSSSEVDRFKFEQTFDDVTADDMKEDFKNDFEIQNVQKDIESKEDILNKIENAYLKEQDDNSLTPELQQLVQEALDNLYLEEK
- the LOC143916887 gene encoding coiled-coil domain-containing protein 149 isoform X2; amino-acid sequence: MYNKSPAKPKVNFLDEHVDNIITENAILRSKLQSKVEALTIMSKQLDKCVIERDHYKLLTEQFRLRHPLIHKSVIDPATFFSGSDSMNNLSGAQLLATTREQNKLLTIEVESLKHKLEEAEEDIKALRKQTSSPQKLQDKAFGLNTISALNFEREELVQQLEMSNKKIEQTQADLKSMLDEKEDLINERDAYKCKLHRLNHQLMIALSRNKSNCLDRSQSGLLLDIDALVMENRYLQERLTQAQAEKDLATHALTKYKSILEAKQQKGLLKLGTNNTNTVVTHKQVKQLLECGTTQELPVTAATITDLRALSFGLLDALNDKSLALSHQKKANKILATRISDLEKRLESGSDAKEGVAVFPSKILLESYSSSEVDRFKFEQTFDDVTADDMKEDFKNDFEIQNVQKDIESKEDILNKIENAYLKEQDDNSLTPELQQLVQEALDNLYLEEK